The Cyanobacterium sp. T60_A2020_053 genome includes the window TATGGGCTGTCGTCTAACGGCGAGTCGGTGAACCAAGAATCCCCCACTATAACCCGTAGGGTTTAGTGGTGGGAGTGTCAAAGTGTATCTGGTCATATTTTCTTTGCTTCTGTGAGCGAATTTAGCGAAAAATTTGATTTTCCCCCTAAAGTACATAAGTTTATCATCAATTTAACCAATGCTCATCTCTGGGATTAAGGGGCGGTAGGGGCTATTGATAAAATTGTGCTTAATCTCAGGGTGAGGGGCGCTGAGGTTCAGTTAATCGGTTTAAATGAAGCTAGTTCTAGTTTAATGGAAAAATTGGGTAGAGAATCTGTGGAGATACAAAGATCAACAAGCTGATAATAAACTTGGATGACCTTTTGAATTATGGCTAAGGGCAGATTTGAACTGCCGACCTTGGGCTTATGAGTCCCCTGCTCTAACCTACTGAGCTACTCAGCCTTACTACGATATAATATCTTAGCATATAAATAAAATATATTCAACCCTTGTCAAAAGGGCAAGAGGCAAACGGCACAGGGCAAAGATCAATTTCAAGATAACTTGAACTACAGTATTTCTTCGCTCATTACTAAAAAGACGAGATATTAGAGCCACTATTTTTTGAGAAGCTAACACTAAGTTTTAGTCTAAAGAGTGCTGTTCTAAATGCTAAATCGAACGTTCAACTACAAGCTAAAACCAACGGCAAAAAAAGTAACTCTAGTCAATCATCTTGACTCACTAGAACTCTACAAAAACTATCGCTGTTCCAATAATGCTATTTCCCGTAGCCATTATCATATTATCTGGCTGATAGCACAAGGTAAAACAGTGAAGCATAGCGCGGAAATAACGGGCTATAGCACTACTTGGATTTATCAATTAGTCAGAAGATATAACGAAGAAGGGGTAAAGGCCTTGGGGGATCAAAGAAAAAATAATCCAGGAAAAGAACCTTTACTCACAGATTTAGACCAAGCCAACCTGTGGCAAGTATTATCTCAACCGTCACTGGATGGGGGATTATGGAATGG containing:
- a CDS encoding helix-turn-helix domain-containing protein — protein: MLNRTFNYKLKPTAKKVTLVNHLDSLELYKNYRCSNNAISRSHYHIIWLIAQGKTVKHSAEITGYSTTWIYQLVRRYNEEGVKALGDQRKNNPGKEPLLTDLDQANLWQVLSQPSLDGGLWNGRKVADWLCQLTGKKSLVNEVGKY